A single genomic interval of Symphalangus syndactylus isolate Jambi chromosome 18, NHGRI_mSymSyn1-v2.1_pri, whole genome shotgun sequence harbors:
- the IFT27 gene encoding intraflagellar transport protein 27 homolog: MVKLAAKCILAGDPAVGKTALAQIFRSDGAHFQKSYTLTTGMDLVVKTVPVPDTGDSVELFILDSAGKELFSEMLDKLWESPNVLCLVYDVTNEQSFKNCSKWLEKARSQAPGISLPGVLVGNKTDLAGRRAVDSAEARAWALGQGLECFETSVKEMENFEAPFHCLAKQFHHLYREKVEVFRALA; the protein is encoded by the exons GAGACCCAGCAGTGGGGAAGACCGCCCTGGCACAGATCTTCCGCAGTGACGGAGCCCATTTCCAGAAAAGCTACACCCTG ACAACAGGAATGGATTTGGTGGTGAAGACAGTGCCAGTTCCTGACACGGGAGACAGTGTG GAACTCTTCATTCTTGACtctgctggcaaggagctgtttTCAGAAATGCTGGATAAATTG TGGGAGAGTCCCAATGTCTTATGTCTCGTCTATGATGTGACCAATGAACAATCCTTCAAAAACTGCAGCAAGTGGCTGGAGAAGGCTCGGTCACAGGCTCCAGGCATCTCTCTCCCAG GTGTCTTAGTTGGGAACAAGACAGACCTGGCCGGCAGACGAGCAGTGGACTCAGCTGAGGCCCGGGCATGGGCGCTGGGCCAGGGCCTGGAATGTTTTGAAACATCCGTG AAAGAGATGGAAAACTTCGAAGCCCCTTTCCACTGCCTGGCCAAGCAGTTCCACCACCTGTACCGGGAAAAGGTGGAGGTTTTCCGGGCGCTGGCATGA